A window of the Desulforapulum autotrophicum HRM2 genome harbors these coding sequences:
- a CDS encoding methionine aminotransferase encodes MEIKSKLPNVSVTIFTQMSQLAMEHNAVNLSQGFPDFDVNPELTALVKAYMDKGFNQYAPMQGIPGLRQSIQKKVFNLYGAVYDPDSEITVTSGGTEALFAAITAVVNPGDEVIVMEPAYDSYVPAILLNKGIPVFVKMKFPDYRIDWDEVKDVVTDKTRLIILNSPHNPTGAVLSPQDMKALANIVADTPIMILSDEVYEHIVFDGVEHQSMSRYPELKERSFVVSSFGKTYHNTGWKIGYCLAPRPLSKQFQRIHQYLTFSTMTPVQYALADIMDKPNLYLDLADFYQKKRDYFLDLLTGSRFRAMACCGTYFQMMDYSEISDENDIDFSRRMTVEHGVAAIPPSFFYHGNDDHRVLRFCFAKKDETLEQAAKILCTI; translated from the coding sequence ATGGAAATCAAATCAAAACTTCCCAATGTCTCGGTAACCATATTTACCCAGATGTCACAACTTGCCATGGAACATAATGCTGTGAACCTGTCCCAGGGATTCCCTGATTTTGATGTTAACCCCGAACTTACAGCCCTTGTCAAGGCTTACATGGACAAAGGATTTAATCAATATGCGCCCATGCAGGGGATCCCGGGGCTCAGGCAAAGTATCCAAAAGAAGGTTTTCAATCTCTACGGGGCCGTGTATGACCCGGACAGTGAAATAACGGTCACCTCTGGAGGTACGGAAGCGCTTTTTGCCGCCATTACAGCCGTGGTAAATCCCGGGGATGAGGTGATCGTCATGGAACCGGCCTATGACTCCTATGTACCCGCAATTCTTTTAAACAAAGGCATTCCCGTGTTCGTGAAGATGAAGTTTCCCGACTATCGCATCGACTGGGATGAGGTCAAAGATGTTGTCACAGACAAAACCCGGCTCATTATATTGAACTCGCCCCATAACCCCACAGGCGCTGTTTTAAGTCCCCAGGATATGAAAGCCCTGGCAAATATTGTTGCCGATACCCCCATCATGATCCTGAGTGATGAAGTGTATGAACATATTGTGTTCGACGGAGTAGAACACCAAAGCATGTCCCGGTATCCTGAACTCAAGGAGCGGTCGTTTGTGGTGAGCTCCTTTGGCAAGACCTACCATAATACGGGATGGAAAATCGGCTATTGCCTGGCACCCAGACCCCTGTCAAAGCAATTTCAGCGGATTCATCAATATCTGACCTTTTCCACCATGACGCCTGTACAGTACGCCCTGGCCGACATCATGGATAAACCCAATCTCTACCTTGACCTTGCTGATTTCTATCAGAAAAAACGGGACTATTTTCTGGACCTGCTGACCGGGTCCAGATTCAGGGCCATGGCCTGTTGCGGTACCTATTTTCAGATGATGGATTATTCGGAAATATCAGACGAAAATGATATTGATTTTTCAAGGCGAATGACGGTTGAACATGGGGTGGCAGCTATTCCCCCCTCGTTTTTTTACCATGGTAACGATGATCACCGGGTGTTGAGATTCTGCTTTGCCAAAAAGGACGAAACCCTTGAGCAGGCAGCAAAAATCCTGTGTACGATTTAA
- a CDS encoding DUF4242 domain-containing protein, producing the protein MAKMMQFMTVHKNPGIDFKLVQSNWQKMANMDDATWVRTYFNKNQGIRYCIWLAHDKEALIKIFNGVNVNYESILQVEETVPDLWGKEWESNLLDQELL; encoded by the coding sequence ATGGCTAAGATGATGCAATTCATGACTGTCCATAAAAATCCGGGTATTGATTTCAAATTGGTGCAGTCTAATTGGCAGAAAATGGCAAATATGGACGACGCAACCTGGGTGCGGACGTATTTTAATAAAAATCAAGGGATTCGATATTGTATCTGGCTTGCACATGACAAAGAGGCATTGATCAAAATTTTCAATGGGGTTAATGTGAACTATGAGTCTATCCTTCAGGTTGAAGAAACTGTTCCAGATCTTTGGGGAAAAGAATGGGAAAGCAATCTGTTGGACCAGGAGTTATTGTGA